A region of Fibrobacter sp. UWP2 DNA encodes the following proteins:
- a CDS encoding glycosyltransferase, producing MKVLVIGSVYPRFPEDAEVPWLRTSIAHLKKAEVEVQVLAPSYKGLRDHVIDEVPVNRFRYAPAGWEMLTHEEGAPSKMAKKPWLQLLAIPYIISGFLRCLAICRRWRPDVIHAHWPFPHAYIALGAAKLFRIPLVLNFHGAELLLIRKKKWVRPLLKFAIGQAQAVFANSSFTASKIQALRNVNVEWSPYGTTLGKAANAAHPVNGKFKILFVGRHIERKGITYLIEAAKYLPTNKFEIRIVGVGDLTDQLKAQASAQSGSDTQAGTQPATPPAPVVFTGKLSPADLENEYRNANVFVLPAIVDSKGDTEGLGVVLIEAMELGLPVVASDVGGIPDVIVNGESGILVPEKDPQALADAFKRLEADPSLVNALLDGARKRIADCFTWDGIIERQIAVYNKLKR from the coding sequence ATGAAAGTCCTCGTCATCGGTTCCGTTTACCCGAGATTCCCCGAAGACGCCGAAGTCCCCTGGCTCCGCACTTCCATCGCCCACCTCAAAAAGGCAGAGGTCGAGGTGCAAGTGTTAGCGCCTTCGTACAAAGGATTGCGCGACCATGTGATTGACGAGGTCCCGGTAAACCGCTTCAGATACGCACCCGCCGGCTGGGAGATGCTCACCCACGAGGAGGGGGCGCCCAGCAAAATGGCCAAAAAGCCGTGGCTGCAGTTACTCGCCATCCCCTACATCATCAGCGGGTTCCTCAGGTGCCTAGCCATTTGCCGCCGGTGGCGGCCCGATGTAATCCACGCCCACTGGCCCTTCCCGCACGCTTACATCGCGCTGGGCGCCGCCAAGCTGTTCCGCATCCCGCTGGTGCTGAACTTCCACGGCGCCGAACTGCTCCTCATCCGCAAAAAAAAGTGGGTGCGCCCGCTGCTCAAGTTCGCCATTGGCCAGGCCCAGGCCGTGTTCGCCAACTCGAGCTTTACCGCAAGCAAAATCCAGGCTCTCCGCAACGTGAACGTGGAATGGAGCCCCTACGGCACAACGCTCGGCAAGGCCGCGAACGCCGCCCACCCGGTCAACGGCAAGTTCAAAATCCTCTTTGTAGGCCGCCACATCGAACGCAAGGGCATCACCTACCTTATCGAGGCGGCAAAGTATTTGCCCACAAACAAATTCGAAATCCGCATCGTAGGCGTGGGCGATCTCACCGATCAGCTCAAGGCGCAAGCCTCCGCGCAGTCCGGTTCCGACACGCAGGCAGGCACGCAACCCGCTACGCCTCCCGCCCCGGTGGTCTTCACCGGCAAGCTGAGCCCCGCCGACCTCGAGAACGAGTACCGCAACGCAAACGTGTTCGTGCTGCCCGCCATCGTCGATAGCAAGGGCGACACGGAAGGCCTCGGCGTCGTGCTCATCGAGGCGATGGAACTCGGCCTCCCGGTTGTCGCCAGCGACGTCGGCGGCATTCCCGACGTGATCGTCAACGGGGAGTCGGGAATCCTCGTGCCCGAAAAAGACCCGCAGGCGCTTGCCGACGCCTTCAAGCGCCTTGAAGCGGACCCATCCCTCGTGAACGCCCTCCTGGACGGCGCCCGCAAGCGCATTGCCGACTGCTTCACCTGGGATGGCATCATCGAGCGCCAAATTGCCGTTTACAACAAACTAAAGCGCTAG
- a CDS encoding AAA family ATPase → MRPTKLIISAFGPYAERTVIDLDKLGKSGLYLISGDTGAGKTTIFDAITFALFGRASGDNRDDANLFRCTNVAPETKTEVDLTFEYAGKEYRVVRSLKYKRPKEKGEGDMTEAASVTFYRPEASGRQGPTSFPVTKEKDVAAEVKKIIGIDRDQFTKIAMIAQGDFMKLLLSTTDERKKIFRKIFKTDKFGSLQDELKRRASEIERQCGDSENAACTMVAQLQCGEGSAQVENLEKAKNLAAARQVPDWQGVCNLVQAIIDEDFAAQAGMKEELDRTDKKLGVLNTEIGRAEGVEKARKGLDDAKGKLEKLMPQMEPLKKAVDVAEATVPECEKLQEAITTLNNFLPEYARLEKVRAEISNKEMELARNKDTLNRHKVIFKKQSDDFLKLEEEFNGLSDAGENRAKFEAQRENLKMRKEQLLRAGELVKELDDAEKAFRDAQDEYLDADKKYRQSNDAYETKNRAFLNEQAGILAETLEEGYACPVCGSVDHPHKACKSAEAPTQAEIEELKNMRDGLLDGRNKKADGAARTKASRDAKQVELEKKLAELFGDCPIDSAKERIRTEFDAVKESLRDTDNKLSDEIRREERKKKLDTDIPEFRKLLDKSREENDSLSSKISAADAELQTQKKTLVESLGKLPFISKADADKDIREKSVALSELQVARKNAADEFDKCKTEMTDLEGQIKSLSLQLEGAKEYDLVALKAERDGVSDARNALNEKMNRVVSRLSQNNSALLQIRKIVDSLGELIRRRGWIRNLSDTANGTLTGISKVMLETYVQTSYFDRIVSRANTRFRILTNGQYELVRRMDASNNKSQSGLDLNVLDHASGRQRDVKTLSGGESFLASLSLALGLADEVQSSAGGIQLDTMFVDEGFGSLDDESLRLAINTLQTLAGDNRLVGIISHVAELEKKIQKTVKVKKDEAHGSTVSIEV, encoded by the coding sequence ATGAGACCGACCAAGCTGATTATTTCTGCATTCGGACCATACGCGGAACGCACCGTCATTGACTTGGATAAGCTCGGCAAGAGCGGGCTCTACCTGATTTCGGGCGATACGGGCGCCGGCAAGACGACGATTTTCGATGCGATTACATTTGCGCTGTTCGGGCGCGCGAGTGGCGACAACCGCGACGACGCGAATCTGTTCCGCTGTACGAACGTGGCTCCCGAGACAAAGACCGAAGTGGACTTGACGTTCGAATATGCGGGCAAGGAATACCGCGTGGTGCGCAGCCTCAAGTATAAACGCCCCAAGGAGAAGGGCGAAGGGGACATGACCGAAGCGGCTTCGGTCACCTTCTACCGTCCCGAAGCCAGCGGCAGGCAGGGCCCCACGAGCTTCCCGGTAACCAAGGAAAAAGACGTTGCGGCAGAAGTGAAGAAGATTATCGGCATTGACCGCGACCAGTTTACGAAAATCGCGATGATTGCGCAGGGCGACTTTATGAAGCTCCTGCTTTCGACGACGGACGAGCGCAAGAAAATTTTCCGCAAGATCTTCAAGACGGACAAGTTCGGCTCCTTGCAGGACGAACTCAAGAGGCGCGCCTCGGAAATAGAAAGGCAGTGCGGCGATAGCGAAAATGCGGCATGCACGATGGTGGCGCAGTTGCAGTGCGGTGAAGGTTCGGCGCAAGTAGAGAATCTGGAAAAGGCGAAGAACCTTGCCGCAGCAAGGCAGGTGCCCGACTGGCAGGGTGTTTGCAACTTGGTGCAGGCGATTATTGACGAAGATTTTGCCGCGCAAGCCGGCATGAAGGAAGAGCTTGACCGGACTGACAAAAAATTGGGCGTGCTGAATACGGAAATCGGTCGCGCCGAGGGCGTGGAAAAAGCGCGCAAGGGGCTTGACGACGCGAAGGGAAAACTCGAGAAGCTCATGCCGCAAATGGAGCCGTTGAAAAAGGCCGTCGATGTAGCAGAAGCGACAGTCCCTGAATGCGAAAAGTTACAAGAAGCCATTACGACCCTGAACAACTTTCTCCCTGAATATGCCAGGCTCGAAAAAGTTCGTGCCGAAATAAGTAACAAGGAAATGGAGCTTGCCCGAAACAAGGATACGCTCAATAGGCACAAGGTAATTTTCAAGAAGCAGAGCGATGATTTCCTGAAACTGGAGGAGGAATTCAACGGGCTTTCGGATGCCGGGGAGAACAGGGCGAAATTTGAGGCGCAGAGAGAAAATCTCAAAATGCGCAAGGAACAGCTCTTGCGCGCGGGCGAGTTGGTAAAGGAACTTGACGATGCCGAAAAAGCCTTCCGCGATGCACAGGACGAATACCTCGATGCAGACAAGAAGTATAGACAAAGCAACGACGCTTATGAAACAAAGAATCGCGCATTCTTGAACGAGCAGGCGGGAATCCTTGCGGAGACTCTCGAAGAAGGGTACGCTTGCCCGGTATGCGGTTCCGTGGACCATCCGCACAAGGCGTGCAAATCGGCAGAGGCTCCGACGCAGGCGGAAATCGAGGAACTCAAGAATATGCGTGATGGCTTGCTTGACGGTCGCAATAAAAAGGCGGACGGTGCGGCCCGCACGAAGGCCTCGCGCGATGCCAAGCAAGTCGAACTCGAGAAAAAGTTGGCGGAACTCTTTGGCGACTGCCCTATCGATAGCGCCAAGGAAAGAATCCGTACGGAATTCGATGCGGTGAAGGAATCGCTGCGCGATACCGACAACAAGCTCAGTGACGAAATCAGGAGGGAAGAACGCAAGAAGAAACTGGATACGGACATTCCGGAATTCAGGAAACTTCTGGACAAGAGTCGCGAAGAAAACGATTCCCTCTCGAGCAAGATTTCTGCAGCGGATGCGGAACTCCAGACGCAAAAGAAGACTCTTGTGGAATCGCTCGGCAAACTTCCGTTCATAAGTAAGGCGGATGCCGACAAGGATATCCGCGAAAAATCTGTTGCGCTTTCGGAATTGCAGGTTGCTCGCAAGAACGCTGCCGATGAATTTGACAAGTGCAAGACGGAGATGACTGATTTGGAAGGCCAAATCAAATCACTCTCATTGCAGCTCGAGGGAGCCAAGGAATATGACCTTGTGGCCCTGAAGGCGGAACGCGATGGTGTTTCGGACGCTCGCAATGCCTTGAACGAAAAAATGAACCGGGTTGTTTCGCGCCTGTCGCAGAACAACAGTGCGCTTTTGCAAATCCGCAAGATAGTGGATTCTTTGGGAGAACTTATCCGCAGGCGCGGCTGGATAAGGAACCTTTCGGATACGGCGAACGGTACGCTTACGGGCATAAGCAAGGTGATGCTTGAGACTTACGTGCAGACGTCGTATTTTGACCGCATTGTGAGCCGCGCGAATACGCGCTTCCGTATTCTCACCAACGGGCAGTACGAACTGGTGCGTCGCATGGACGCTTCCAATAACAAGAGCCAGAGCGGGCTCGACTTGAACGTACTCGACCATGCGAGCGGCAGGCAGCGCGATGTGAAGACGCTCAGCGGTGGCGAAAGCTTCTTGGCTTCACTTTCGCTGGCGCTTGGCCTCGCCGACGAGGTGCAGAGTTCGGCAGGCGGCATCCAGCTTGATACGATGTTCGTGGACGAGGGATTCGGTTCGCTTGACGACGAGAGCTTACGGCTTGCCATCAACACGTTGCAGACGCTCGCGGGCGATAACCGCCTGGTGGGCATTATCAGCCACGTGGCGGAGCTAGAAAAGAAGATCCAGAAAACCGTGAAGGTCAAAAAAGACGAAGCCCACGGCAGCACCGTGAGCATCGAGGTCTAA
- a CDS encoding exonuclease SbcCD subunit D produces MMKFFHLADLHIGKRVCEHSMLEDQKHILGEIVSMVRDERPDAVLIAGDVYDKSVPSAEAVGVLDDFLVQLSATGTQVFVISGNHDSAERIAFGGRLMASHGVHMSPTYNAQFLPVTLKDELGEVDVWMLPFVRPAEVRSFETAEGDGDSCVEGGAASVIANFTDAIRVAVSHMQFTPGRRNVLVAHQFVTGAKVDQGGSEENVGGLDNADASAFKGFDYVALGHIHRPQNITGDTGQVIRYSGTPLKYSLSEATHQKSVTVVELGAQGASVREIPLKPLHDVREIRGTFAELVSPEFRTAQVAAGNKLDDYVYVKLTDENDVLDAAQKLRGVYPNLMMLDYDNERTRSQQIAVGVEAVEKKSPMELFVEFFCEMNRREINGEESEFVQSIIEGIWGDER; encoded by the coding sequence ATGATGAAGTTTTTCCATTTAGCAGATTTACATATTGGCAAGCGTGTTTGCGAACACAGCATGCTCGAAGACCAAAAGCACATTTTGGGCGAGATCGTATCTATGGTGCGAGACGAACGCCCCGATGCCGTGCTCATTGCGGGCGACGTTTACGACAAGTCGGTACCGAGTGCCGAGGCCGTTGGCGTTTTAGATGACTTTTTGGTGCAGCTCTCGGCAACGGGCACCCAGGTGTTCGTGATCAGCGGGAACCATGACTCCGCAGAGCGCATCGCGTTTGGCGGGCGTCTTATGGCGAGTCATGGAGTGCACATGTCGCCCACGTACAATGCCCAGTTTTTGCCGGTCACGCTCAAGGACGAACTAGGCGAAGTGGACGTGTGGATGCTCCCGTTTGTGAGGCCTGCCGAAGTGCGCTCCTTTGAAACCGCCGAGGGCGATGGGGATTCTTGCGTAGAAGGTGGTGCTGCGTCTGTCATCGCGAATTTCACCGATGCCATCCGCGTTGCCGTATCGCACATGCAATTTACGCCGGGTCGACGCAACGTGCTCGTGGCTCACCAGTTTGTGACGGGAGCTAAGGTCGACCAGGGCGGTAGTGAAGAGAACGTGGGCGGCCTTGACAATGCTGACGCGAGCGCGTTCAAGGGTTTTGATTACGTGGCGTTGGGGCACATCCATAGACCGCAAAATATTACGGGCGACACAGGCCAGGTCATTCGTTATTCTGGAACGCCGCTCAAGTATTCGCTTTCTGAGGCGACCCACCAAAAGTCGGTGACGGTGGTGGAGTTGGGAGCCCAGGGCGCAAGCGTTCGCGAGATTCCGCTGAAGCCGCTGCACGATGTTCGCGAGATTCGCGGGACGTTTGCAGAACTTGTCTCGCCGGAATTCCGTACGGCGCAGGTGGCGGCAGGCAATAAGCTTGACGACTACGTGTACGTGAAACTCACCGACGAGAATGACGTTCTGGACGCGGCGCAGAAACTGCGCGGAGTCTACCCGAACTTGATGATGCTCGATTACGACAACGAGCGCACGCGCAGCCAGCAGATTGCGGTGGGCGTGGAAGCGGTCGAGAAAAAATCGCCGATGGAATTATTCGTGGAATTCTTCTGCGAGATGAACCGTCGCGAAATAAACGGCGAAGAAAGTGAATTTGTACAAAGTATCATCGAAGGAATCTGGGGAGACGAAAGATGA
- a CDS encoding metallophosphoesterase yields the protein MASKVIKIGQISDLHIGEDENLVQGIDVRANFMKALNDSSMQDLDLLVLSGDLANEDAEPGAYKYVADSIKVCKTPVCIIPGNHDRIEVMQKFFDLEVHNGKCYYRYDIAGRSIFFIDSACGEVSRDQLDWLETEVPKVKGEVLLFMHHPPAFCNHRFMDLRFHLRNMLEVRETLEKFDNLHHVFCGHYHSEFEVTTNTGLNIHVAPATQMQIDPNTPYFNLKSSAPGWVTINWGEDFVETEVQF from the coding sequence ATGGCATCGAAAGTAATAAAAATAGGACAGATATCAGATCTCCATATTGGTGAAGATGAAAATCTTGTGCAAGGAATAGATGTACGCGCCAATTTTATGAAGGCGCTCAACGATTCCTCTATGCAGGATTTGGACCTTCTTGTACTTTCGGGTGACCTTGCCAACGAAGACGCAGAACCGGGTGCTTACAAGTACGTTGCCGATTCAATTAAGGTGTGCAAAACCCCTGTGTGCATTATCCCCGGAAACCATGACCGAATCGAAGTGATGCAAAAGTTCTTTGATTTGGAAGTGCACAACGGAAAATGCTATTACCGTTACGATATCGCTGGCCGTTCGATTTTCTTTATTGACAGTGCATGCGGTGAAGTTTCGCGTGACCAGTTGGATTGGCTGGAAACCGAAGTTCCAAAGGTCAAGGGCGAGGTGCTTTTGTTTATGCACCATCCGCCTGCATTCTGCAACCACAGGTTCATGGATTTGCGATTCCACTTGCGCAACATGCTCGAGGTTCGCGAAACCTTGGAAAAATTCGACAATTTGCACCATGTATTTTGCGGGCATTACCACAGTGAATTCGAGGTGACCACGAATACGGGTCTCAATATTCACGTGGCGCCGGCGACGCAAATGCAGATTGACCCTAATACACCGTACTTTAACCTGAAGAGCTCTGCTCCTGGCTGGGTAACCATCAACTGGGGCGAAGATTTTGTTGAAACTGAGGTGCAATTCTAA
- a CDS encoding polymer-forming cytoskeletal protein, translating to MAVKGEQEITQIGNTVTIKGDISGKSDVRIAGNVNGSVNIEGELIIEKSGYVEGEVKTINAVVAGRVKGNIDVAEKLVLESSSQYVGNIKTKQLIIQEGAVFQGNCQMGLPQTAVKEAPKA from the coding sequence ATGGCTGTAAAAGGCGAACAGGAAATCACCCAGATTGGCAACACCGTCACCATCAAGGGCGACATTTCCGGCAAGAGCGATGTGCGCATCGCCGGTAACGTGAACGGTAGTGTCAACATCGAAGGCGAGCTCATTATCGAAAAGTCCGGCTATGTTGAAGGCGAAGTCAAGACGATTAACGCCGTTGTCGCCGGAAGGGTCAAGGGAAACATCGACGTGGCCGAAAAACTCGTTCTCGAAAGCTCCTCGCAGTACGTAGGCAACATCAAGACCAAGCAGCTCATTATCCAGGAAGGAGCTGTTTTCCAGGGTAACTGCCAAATGGGTTTGCCTCAGACTGCCGTCAAGGAAGCGCCTAAGGCTTAA
- a CDS encoding M23 family metallopeptidase gives MKGKYYTVQIIPEDSHEIKRFKVSTKWFVIAKIALVVFILVAGVFIYNLAKINKIIATYEKMRVTNAQLIKKDNNYEEMFSRLDSLWILENRIQNIFETFIENDSAKINSIIDRNRFAHIPAEKIDVDYEGVHSWQPQEEKIKLERIPSIVPVVGLKSKKFNPDEGHSGVDFSAAAGTPVFATGSGVVTFAGPNGDLGNNIVIDHQNGYQSSYSHLKDIKVRKGRNVNKGNIIGTVGSTGNTSGAHLHYEIIKDGAQIDPDTFIDY, from the coding sequence GTGAAAGGCAAGTACTACACTGTCCAGATTATTCCCGAAGACTCGCACGAAATCAAAAGGTTCAAGGTTTCGACGAAGTGGTTCGTCATTGCCAAAATAGCACTGGTGGTCTTTATCCTTGTAGCAGGCGTGTTCATCTACAACCTGGCAAAAATCAACAAGATTATCGCCACCTACGAAAAGATGCGCGTCACCAACGCACAGCTCATCAAAAAAGACAACAACTACGAGGAGATGTTCTCGCGTCTGGATTCCTTGTGGATTCTGGAGAACCGCATCCAGAACATTTTCGAAACCTTCATCGAGAACGATTCGGCGAAAATCAACAGCATCATCGACAGGAACCGTTTTGCCCATATTCCTGCTGAAAAAATAGATGTTGATTACGAGGGTGTCCATTCTTGGCAACCCCAAGAAGAAAAAATCAAGCTCGAGCGCATTCCTAGCATTGTCCCCGTGGTCGGCCTCAAGAGTAAAAAGTTCAACCCCGACGAGGGCCACTCGGGTGTAGACTTCTCTGCGGCGGCCGGGACTCCTGTTTTTGCGACAGGCAGCGGCGTGGTCACCTTTGCCGGTCCCAACGGAGACCTAGGCAACAACATTGTCATTGATCACCAGAATGGTTACCAATCCAGTTATTCACACCTGAAGGACATCAAGGTCAGAAAAGGCAGGAATGTGAACAAAGGTAATATCATAGGTACGGTCGGAAGCACCGGTAATACGAGCGGCGCCCACCTGCATTACGAAATTATCAAGGACGGCGCCCAAATAGACCCGGACACCTTCATAGACTATTAA
- a CDS encoding ParB/RepB/Spo0J family partition protein: MGKQALGRGLSAIFGAHGVSNNPINNQVANSGEQVDKSKQIVDINLDLVDPNPYQPRKTFDDDKLQELAETIKKHGLIQPIAVRKVGGRYQIISGERRTRASRLAKCATIKAQIYDSLDDKEMNEWALIENIQREDLNPIEVAQSYQQLIDNHSYTHEDLAKTVGKSRSAITNALRLLKLPAQVQAWIQEGKLSGGAARALCSVENPEALAKRVIEEGLNVRQIEAISRGENIDQTGNERRETNEGEDQTKPEVESKPKRELSADMKNFESRLETFFGTKVSLNPNGADQSKGTIVINYYSMDDLTRIQELMENR; encoded by the coding sequence ATGGGTAAGCAAGCATTGGGCCGCGGTCTCTCCGCCATTTTCGGAGCTCACGGAGTTTCCAACAATCCTATCAACAACCAGGTCGCTAATTCCGGCGAACAGGTCGACAAAAGCAAACAGATTGTGGATATCAACCTGGACTTGGTTGACCCGAACCCGTACCAGCCGCGCAAGACGTTTGACGACGACAAACTCCAGGAACTCGCCGAGACCATCAAGAAGCACGGCCTCATCCAGCCGATTGCCGTCCGCAAGGTGGGCGGCCGCTACCAGATCATTAGCGGTGAACGCCGTACCCGTGCCAGCCGCCTCGCCAAATGCGCGACCATCAAGGCACAGATCTACGATAGCCTCGATGACAAGGAAATGAACGAATGGGCACTTATCGAGAATATCCAGCGCGAGGACCTGAACCCCATCGAAGTAGCCCAATCTTATCAACAATTGATTGATAATCACAGCTATACGCACGAAGATTTAGCCAAAACTGTTGGTAAGTCACGCTCCGCCATTACGAACGCGCTCCGTTTGCTCAAACTTCCCGCCCAGGTGCAGGCCTGGATCCAGGAAGGCAAGCTGTCCGGTGGCGCCGCACGCGCCCTCTGCAGCGTCGAAAATCCCGAAGCCCTCGCAAAGCGGGTCATCGAGGAAGGCCTCAACGTCCGCCAGATCGAAGCCATCAGCCGCGGTGAAAATATAGATCAGACGGGAAACGAAAGACGAGAGACGAATGAAGGCGAGGACCAAACCAAGCCCGAAGTCGAATCGAAACCCAAACGCGAACTGAGCGCCGACATGAAGAACTTCGAGAGCCGTCTCGAGACCTTCTTTGGCACCAAGGTTTCGCTCAACCCGAACGGCGCCGACCAGAGCAAGGGTACCATTGTCATCAACTACTACAGTATGGACGACCTGACCCGTATCCAGGAACTCATGGAAAACCGCTAA
- a CDS encoding ParA family protein, translating to MSKVIAVCNQKGGVGKTTTAVNLAASFAALEKRTLLIDMDPQGNASQGLGFLESQDTDIHEILDLAENPDNVTYENIQPAILDTSLDFLKVITSGPDLAVMEIELVNAMSRERRLERVMNVLKHNFEFIIIDAPPSLNLLTLNVLTAATSVLIPVQCEYYALQGMTELFKTIREVQKNLNANLKIEGALLTMYDARLSLCKQVAEEVRENLSNTVFQAMIPRNVKLSEAPSHGKPVILYDVQSTGSQAYMKLAEEILNKEK from the coding sequence ATGAGTAAAGTGATAGCAGTATGCAACCAGAAGGGCGGCGTGGGAAAGACCACGACGGCCGTGAACCTGGCTGCAAGTTTTGCCGCCCTCGAAAAGAGGACGCTCCTCATCGACATGGATCCGCAGGGAAACGCCTCCCAGGGTCTCGGATTCCTGGAATCCCAGGACACCGACATCCACGAGATTCTCGACCTCGCCGAGAACCCCGACAATGTCACCTACGAAAACATCCAGCCCGCCATCCTCGACACCTCCCTTGACTTTTTGAAAGTCATCACCTCGGGACCGGACCTCGCCGTCATGGAAATTGAACTGGTGAACGCCATGAGCCGCGAACGCCGACTCGAACGCGTGATGAACGTATTGAAGCATAACTTCGAGTTCATCATCATCGACGCACCTCCGAGCCTGAACCTCCTCACGCTCAACGTGCTGACCGCCGCCACCAGCGTACTCATCCCGGTGCAGTGCGAATACTATGCCCTGCAGGGTATGACCGAACTTTTCAAGACAATCCGCGAAGTTCAAAAGAACCTGAACGCGAACCTCAAAATCGAGGGCGCACTCCTCACCATGTACGACGCCCGCCTGAGTCTTTGCAAGCAGGTCGCCGAAGAAGTCCGCGAAAACCTGAGTAACACGGTTTTCCAGGCAATGATCCCCCGTAACGTGAAACTCTCCGAAGCCCCTTCACACGGAAAACCCGTCATTCTGTACGACGTGCAGAGCACGGGTTCACAGGCATACATGAAGTTGGCAGAAGAAATCTTGAACAAGGAGAAGTAA
- a CDS encoding 16S rRNA (guanine(527)-N(7))-methyltransferase RsmG → MSYRENKNQQNLLNQFLQEHGVQLSEDVLGKLYDFADLVVETKQFGNLISAKDSEKFLSRHIADSLVPYIYIVKDAGLDPSTSPNGGVYPEPAERAQDDKSRWADMGAGAGCPVFPLAIVMPEIQFYAVEPRHMRVEFMNYTKEKLQLSNLTVVGKRFETSGLADLDFISCRALSTFENDWERAQPGLKEGGTFITLKSFNNIVHLENDPAIHIYKYVLPNEEQNYALVTRGNK, encoded by the coding sequence ATGAGTTATAGAGAAAACAAAAATCAGCAGAATCTCTTGAACCAGTTCTTGCAGGAACATGGTGTTCAGTTGTCCGAAGATGTTTTGGGCAAGCTCTATGACTTTGCCGACCTGGTGGTGGAGACCAAGCAGTTCGGCAACCTGATTTCGGCGAAGGACTCCGAAAAATTCCTGAGCCGGCACATCGCCGACTCACTCGTTCCCTATATATATATAGTGAAGGATGCGGGTCTGGATCCTTCGACTTCGCCTAACGGCGGAGTTTACCCTGAGCCTGCCGAACGGGCTCAGGATGACAAGTCCCGCTGGGCCGATATGGGTGCGGGTGCTGGTTGCCCGGTTTTTCCATTGGCCATCGTAATGCCCGAAATCCAGTTTTATGCAGTCGAACCGCGCCACATGCGCGTGGAGTTCATGAACTACACGAAGGAAAAATTGCAGCTTTCGAACCTGACCGTGGTGGGCAAGCGCTTCGAGACTTCGGGCCTTGCCGACCTGGACTTTATCAGTTGCCGCGCCCTTTCGACCTTCGAAAACGACTGGGAACGCGCCCAGCCAGGCCTCAAGGAGGGCGGCACCTTCATCACCCTCAAAAGTTTCAACAATATTGTTCACCTGGAAAACGACCCGGCAATACACATATATAAATATGTGTTGCCGAACGAAGAACAGAATTACGCCTTAGTCACTCGAGGTAATAAATGA
- a CDS encoding O-acetyl-ADP-ribose deacetylase has protein sequence MVEIEIIQGDITRIAVDAIVNAANCSLLGGGGVDGAIHRAAGPELLRACIPLNGCETGQAKITPGFKLPAKFVIHTPGPVYRDGQHGEPELLESCYRSCLDLAEESECETVAFPAISCGVYGYPWKEATEIAVKTVREFPAKNVKKVIFCCFGDEMLKIYRETV, from the coding sequence ATGGTCGAGATAGAAATTATCCAGGGCGACATCACCAGAATTGCGGTGGATGCCATCGTGAATGCGGCGAACTGTTCGCTGCTGGGTGGCGGCGGAGTCGACGGTGCAATCCACCGGGCAGCTGGTCCGGAACTTTTGCGGGCGTGCATCCCCTTGAACGGTTGCGAGACGGGCCAGGCGAAAATAACTCCCGGTTTCAAGCTTCCGGCCAAGTTTGTTATTCACACCCCAGGGCCAGTCTATCGGGATGGCCAACATGGGGAGCCGGAACTTTTGGAATCATGCTACAGGAGTTGCCTCGACCTGGCCGAAGAAAGCGAGTGCGAGACGGTCGCCTTCCCTGCCATATCCTGCGGGGTTTATGGATACCCTTGGAAGGAGGCGACCGAAATCGCCGTGAAGACTGTTCGCGAATTCCCCGCGAAGAACGTCAAGAAGGTGATCTTCTGTTGCTTTGGGGATGAAATGTTGAAGATTTACCGCGAGACGGTCTAG